In one window of Henckelia pumila isolate YLH828 chromosome 1, ASM3356847v2, whole genome shotgun sequence DNA:
- the LOC140876470 gene encoding ABC transporter A family member 7-like has translation MADSSNGPASFWTQANALLRKNLTFQKRNSKANLRLVAIPLILCLLLVLIQILVNNELNKPANRCGCTCVDTNGDGQCTKVCGIEYSTLDQVATCPIPHPPEWPPLLQLPAQQYRAVKTNYIPYSDLPDESCRRTGSCPVIILMTGSNQTLGRSVAGNMFDQSLNINASDFLYSIAGDALGSESQTQYINFLEPAFFSDLPVYYVQPQCASNSTFSFPLQIGPVAVQKDVSCVQGSNLWRDSSSEINDELYKGYRKGNPERKISEIVAAYDFLNSNANQFNVSIWYNSTYKNDSGNQPLGLMRVPRSVNLVSNAYLQHLLGPATRMLFEFVKEMPKPGTKLRLDFSSLLGPLFFTFVIIQLFPVVLISLVYEKQYKLRIMMKMHGLGDGPYWLISYGYFLVISSIYMICFVIFGSAIGLKFFTLNDYSIQFVFYFIYVNLQISLAFLVADLFSNVKTATVVGYMLVFGSGLLGGFLFQFFLQDASFPKAGIIAMELYPGFALYRGLYEFSQYSFLGNYMGTDGMRWKDLNDKNNGMRDTMIIILVEWLVVLGVAYYADQVVSSGRSPLFFLRNHQKKISSSFRKPSLRRQGSKVFVQMEKPDVVQEREKVEQLLLESSDGHTIICNDLKKVYPGRDGNPEKFAVRGLSLALPQGECFGMLGPNGAGKTSFINMMIGLIKPSSGTAYVQGLDIRDDMDKIYNSMGVCPQHDLLWGTLTGREHLLFYGRLKNLKGSALTQAVEESLKSVNLFYGGVADKQAGKYSGGMKRRLSVAISLIGDPKVVYMDEPSTGLDPASRNMLWNVVKRAKQNRAIILTTHSMEEAEYLCDRLGIFVDGDLQCVGNPKELKARYGGSYVFTLTTTSNHDEEVENLVRRLSPNASKVYHISGTQKFELPKHEIRIADVFEAVDDAKSRFPVHAWGLADTTLEDVFIKVARGAQAFNVLS, from the exons ATGGCAGATTCATCAAATGGGCCGGCGAGTTTTTGGACACAGGCTAATGCTTTGCTGAGGAAGAATTTGACTTTTCAG AAACGAAACAGCAAGGCTAATCTTCGACTGGTTGCAATCCCATTGATCCTTTGTTTATTGCTTGTCCTCATTCAAATTTTGGTGAACAACGAATTAAATAAACCCGCAAACAGGTGCGGATGCACTTGTGTTGATACTAATGGCGATGGCCAATGTACAAAGGTTTGTGGTATTGAATACTCGACCTTGGATCAAGTGGCCACGTGCCCCATTCCTCATCCACCAGAATGGCCTCCTCTGTTACAGTTGCCGGCACAACAATATCGTGCAGTGAAAACCAATTACATCCCGTATTCGGATTTGCCCGATGAATCATGCAGGAGAACAGGCTCCTGTCCTGTGATTATACTTATGACAGGAAGTAATCAGACACTTGGACGAA GTGTGGCTGGAAATATGTTTGATCAGTCACTTAATATAAACGCCTCTGATTTTCTTTACAGTATAGCTGGCGATGCTTTG GGTTCGGAATCACAGACTCAATATATCAATTTTCTCGAGCCAGCTTTCTTTTCAGATCTTCCAGTATACTACGTGCAGCCTCAATGTGCTTCAAACTCTACATTTTCTTTCCCTCTCCAGATAGGTCCTGTAGCAGTGCAAAAAG ATGTAAGCTGCGTCCAAGGCTCAAATTTGTGGCGTGATAGTTCTTCAGAGATTAATGATGAGCTATACAAAGGATATCGTAAAGGGAATCCAGAAAGAAAGATCAGCGAGATTGTAGCAG CctatgattttttaaattcaaatgCAAATCAGTTCAATGTGAGCATATGGTACAATTCTACCTATAAGAATGACTCAGGCAATCAGCCTCTTGGATTGATGCGGGTGCCTCGCTCGGTCAACTTG GTATCAAATGCCTATCTCCAACATCTGCTTGGACCTGCAACAAGAATGCTTTTCGAGTTTGTGAAAGAAATGCCAAAGCCTGGAACCAAACTCAGGCTGGATTTCTCTTCTCTCCTCGGTCCACTGTTCTTTACATTTGTTATCATACAGCTGTTCCCT GTTGTACTGATATCTTTGGTTTATGAGAAACAATACAAGCTAAGAATCATGATGAAAATGCATGGGCTTGGAGATGGGCCTTATTGGTTGATATCTTATGGTTATTTTCTTGTAATATCCTCGATCTACATGATATGCTTTGTGATATTTGGCTCGGCTATCG GGTTGAAGTTCTTTACGTTAAACGATTACAGCATCCAGTTTGTATTCTATTTCATTTATGTAAACTTACAAATCTCCCTGGCATTCCTCGTGGCTGATTTGTTCTCCAATGTGAAGACTGCTACAG TGGTGGGGTATATGTTAGTTTTTGGAAGTGGGCTTTTGGGTGGCTTTCTTTTCCAGTTTTTTCTACAGGACGCTTCATTTCCAA AAGCGGGGATTATAGCAATGGAACTGTATCCAGGATTTGCCCTTTACCGAGGGTTGTATGAGTTTTCACAATATTCCTTCCTTGGGAATTATATGGGAACTGATGGAATGAGATGGAAAGATTTAAATGATAAAAACAATGGAATGCGAGATACGATGATTATCATCTTAGTGGAATGGTTGGTTGTTCTAGGTGTCGCTTATTATGCAGACCAAGTTGTGTCATCTGGAAGAAGTCCTCTATTTTTCTTGCGTAACCACCAAAAGAAGATATCATCTTCCTTCCGTAAACCTAGTCTCCGAAGGCAAGGGTCTAAAGTTTTTGTTCAGATGGAGAAGCCAGACGTCGTTCAAGAG AGGGAGAAAGTGGAACAGCTGCTACTCGAATCGAGTGATGGTCACACCATAATTTGCAACGACCTGAAAAAAGTATATCCGGGAAGGGATGGAAACCCGGAGAAATTTGCTGTGAGAGGGCTTTCCCTTGCTTTGCCCCAAGGGGAATGCTTTGGCATGCTCGGTCCAAATGGTGCAGGCAAAACTTCATTCATTAATATG ATGATTGGGCTCATAAAGCCAAGTTCTGGCACTGCCTATGTTCAGGGATTAGATATCAGGGATGAtatggataaaatatataacagCATGGGTGTATGTCCACAGCATGA CTTACTGTGGGGAACACTAACAGGAAGGGAGCATCTACTGTTCTATGGAAGGCTTAAAAATCTCAAAGGTTCTGCGCTGACTCAA GCTGTGGAAGAATCTTTGAAGAGTGTCAACTTATTTTATGGCGGGGTGGCAGACAAACAAGCTGGGAAATATAGTGGTGGCATGAAGAGGAGGCTTAGTGTCGCCATATCACTTATCGGAGATCCCAAA GTCGTTTATATGGATGAACCGAGTACTGGTCTTGATCCTGCTTCCCGGAACATGCTGTGGAATGTTGTGAAGCGTGCAAAACAAAACAGAGCGATAATTCTGACCA CTCATTCAATGGAAGAGGCCGAGTATTTATGTGATCGCCTTGGCATTTTTGTGGATGGTGACTTGCAGTGTGTTGGCAACCCTAAAGAG CTCAAGGCCAGATACGGGGGATCATATGTATTTACATTGACAACAACCTCGAATCATGACGAAGAAGTAGAGAACTTGGTACGGAGACTCTCTCCAAACGCTAGCAAGGTGTACCATATCTCCGGAACACAAAAGTTCGAGTTGCCAAAACACGAGATCAGAATAGCCGATGTTTTTGAAGCAGTTGACGATGCAAAGAGCAGATTTCCAGTCCATGCATGGGGTCTGGCGGATACAACATTAGAAGATGTTTTCATTAAGGTTGCAAGAGGGGCTCAAGCATTCAATGTTCTCTCATAA
- the LOC140874638 gene encoding pentatricopeptide repeat-containing protein At2g03880, mitochondrial isoform X1, with product MIEYVTHVLYMKRIYRFKCRCCPLPVFETLIPVPLQGIHLRCQKLYSVASNEWKREPSEWRTGTSVTSNDHLHVVDEFTAYCYQRNLPKAMKALDSMQKHKLWADSITYSELVKCCIDHCAVKEGKRVHQYVFSNGYEPKTFLINSLLNMYVKFKLLDEAQAIFDQMPEKNVISWTTMIAAYSNTELYFKAFQMLILMIRDGVRPNMYTYSSVLRSCKELANLTQLHCCIIKVGLESDVFVKSALIDIYSKLGEMEGALYIFNEMVTRDPVVWNTIIGGFAQNSNGDEALNLFIRMKRLGFCADQSTLTSVLRACTSLALLELGRQIHVHVIKFDRDLVLNNALLDMYCKCGSLKDASCTFTRMIEKDVISWSTMIIGFAQNGYSKKALDVFEEMKASGTKPNYITILGVLFACSHAGLVEDGQHYFESMKMRYGIDPGREHYGCMIDLLGRAGKLKEAMKLIHEMTSEPDAVTWRTLLSACKVHRDMDLAEYAAKQVLKLDSHDAGTYILLSNIYANTQRWEDVAILRNSMRDGGIKKEPGCSWIEVNKKIHAFILGDRSHPQVNAIYHELNEIIWRLKEEGYVPDTNFVLQDIEGEQMENSLLYHSEKLAIVFGIMSLPKGKTIRIRKNLRICGDCHVFAKLVTKMENQTIVIRDPIRYHHFQDGACSCGDYW from the exons ATG ATCGAATATGTAACTCATGTATTATACATGAAGCGCATATACAGATTCAAATGCCGCTGCTGTCCGTTGCCAGTTTTTGAAACTTTGATCCCTGTGCCGCTGCAGGGTATCCATCTAAGGTGTCAAAAGTTATATTCCGTGGCATCAAATGAATGGAAGAGAGAACCAAGTGAATGGAGGACAGGAACTAGTGTGACATCGAATGATCATTTACATGTAGTTGATGAGTTCACTGCATACTGCTATCAGAGGAATCTTCCCAAAGCGATGAAAGCATTGGATTCTATGCAAAAGCATAAATTATGGGCCGATTCAATCACATATTCTGAGCTTGTTAAGTGTTGCATCGACCACTGTGCTGTCAAAGAAGGTAAAAGAGTTCACCAGTATGTTTTCTCCAATGGATACGAGCCCAAAACTTTCCTTATCAACAGTCTCTTGAACATGTATGTGAAGTTTAAGTTACTGGATGAAGCGCAAGCTATATTTGATCAGATGCCAGAGAAAAATGTTATTTCTTGGACAACAATGATTGCTGCTTACTCAAATACTGAGCTTTATTTTAAGGCATTCCAAatgttgattttgatgattAGAGATGGAGTTAGGCCCAACATGTACACATACTCTTCTGTTCTTAGATCCTGCAAAGAGTTGGCAAATCTTACACAACTTCACTGCTGCATAATCAAGGTTGGTTTGGAGTCGGATGTTTTTGTCAAAAGCGCTTTAATAGACATATATTCCAAATTGGGTGAAATGGAGGGAGCACTATATATATTCAATGAGATGGTAACCAGAGATCCTGTTGTTTGGAACACCATTATTGGTGGTTTTGCACAGAACAGTAATGGTGATGAAGCGCTGAATCTCTTCATTAGAATGAAGAGGTTAGGTTTCTGTGCAGATCAGTCAACTCTGACTAGTGTTCTGCGAGCTTGCACTAGTTTAGCACTATTGGAACTCGGTAGACAAATCCATGTCCACGTAATCAAGTTTGATCGAGATTTGGTCCTCAACAACGCACTTCTAGATATGTATTGCAAGTGTGGCAGTTTAAAAGATGCTAGCTGCACCTTCACTAGGATGATTGAAAAGGATGTGATCTCTTGGAGCACCATGATAATAGGATTTGCCCAGAATGGTTACAGCAAAAAAGCTCTTGATGTATTTGAAGAAATGAAAGCTTCAGGAACCAAGCCAAATTATATCACAATTTTGGGAGTTCTGTTTGCTTGTAGCCATGCTGGACTGGTAGAAGATGGTCAACATTACTTCGAATCAATGAAGATGCGTTATGGCATTGATCCAGGAAGGGAACATTATGGATGCATGATTGATCTTCTGGGAAGAGCTGGGAAACTTAAAGAAGCAATGAAACTTATTCACGAAATGACAAGTGAACCAGATGCTGTCACGTGGAGGACTTTGCTTAGTGCTTGTAAAGTTCATCGTGACATGGATCTAGCTGAGTATGCTGCCAAACAAGTTCTCAAATTGGATTCTCATGATGCGGGAACCTATATACTGCTGTCTAATATATATGCAAACACTCAAAGATGGGAAGATGTTGCAATTTTGAGGAATTCTATGAGGGATGGAGGAATCAAGAAAGAACCGGGATGTAGTTGGATCGAGGTTAATAAGAAGATTCATGCTTTTATATTAGGTGACAGGTCCCACCCACAAGTAAATGCTATTTATCATGAGTTGAATGAGATCATATGGAGATTGAAGGAAGAAGGTTATGTACCTGACACAAATTTTGTCTTACAAGATATTGAAGGGGAACAGATGGAAAATTCGCTTTTGTACCATAGTGAGAAACTTGCTATCGTATTTGGTATAATGAGCTTGCCAAAAGGAAAAACAATAAGAATTAGAAAGAATCTCAGGATATGTGGGGACTGCCATGTTTTTGCAAAACTGGTGACAAAAATGGAAAATCAAACCATAGTTATCAGGGATCCTATTCGCTACCATCATTTTCAGGATGGAGCTTGCTCTTGTGGTGATTATTGGTAG
- the LOC140874638 gene encoding pentatricopeptide repeat-containing protein At2g03880, mitochondrial isoform X2, whose protein sequence is MGIHLRCQKLYSVASNEWKREPSEWRTGTSVTSNDHLHVVDEFTAYCYQRNLPKAMKALDSMQKHKLWADSITYSELVKCCIDHCAVKEGKRVHQYVFSNGYEPKTFLINSLLNMYVKFKLLDEAQAIFDQMPEKNVISWTTMIAAYSNTELYFKAFQMLILMIRDGVRPNMYTYSSVLRSCKELANLTQLHCCIIKVGLESDVFVKSALIDIYSKLGEMEGALYIFNEMVTRDPVVWNTIIGGFAQNSNGDEALNLFIRMKRLGFCADQSTLTSVLRACTSLALLELGRQIHVHVIKFDRDLVLNNALLDMYCKCGSLKDASCTFTRMIEKDVISWSTMIIGFAQNGYSKKALDVFEEMKASGTKPNYITILGVLFACSHAGLVEDGQHYFESMKMRYGIDPGREHYGCMIDLLGRAGKLKEAMKLIHEMTSEPDAVTWRTLLSACKVHRDMDLAEYAAKQVLKLDSHDAGTYILLSNIYANTQRWEDVAILRNSMRDGGIKKEPGCSWIEVNKKIHAFILGDRSHPQVNAIYHELNEIIWRLKEEGYVPDTNFVLQDIEGEQMENSLLYHSEKLAIVFGIMSLPKGKTIRIRKNLRICGDCHVFAKLVTKMENQTIVIRDPIRYHHFQDGACSCGDYW, encoded by the exons ATG GGTATCCATCTAAGGTGTCAAAAGTTATATTCCGTGGCATCAAATGAATGGAAGAGAGAACCAAGTGAATGGAGGACAGGAACTAGTGTGACATCGAATGATCATTTACATGTAGTTGATGAGTTCACTGCATACTGCTATCAGAGGAATCTTCCCAAAGCGATGAAAGCATTGGATTCTATGCAAAAGCATAAATTATGGGCCGATTCAATCACATATTCTGAGCTTGTTAAGTGTTGCATCGACCACTGTGCTGTCAAAGAAGGTAAAAGAGTTCACCAGTATGTTTTCTCCAATGGATACGAGCCCAAAACTTTCCTTATCAACAGTCTCTTGAACATGTATGTGAAGTTTAAGTTACTGGATGAAGCGCAAGCTATATTTGATCAGATGCCAGAGAAAAATGTTATTTCTTGGACAACAATGATTGCTGCTTACTCAAATACTGAGCTTTATTTTAAGGCATTCCAAatgttgattttgatgattAGAGATGGAGTTAGGCCCAACATGTACACATACTCTTCTGTTCTTAGATCCTGCAAAGAGTTGGCAAATCTTACACAACTTCACTGCTGCATAATCAAGGTTGGTTTGGAGTCGGATGTTTTTGTCAAAAGCGCTTTAATAGACATATATTCCAAATTGGGTGAAATGGAGGGAGCACTATATATATTCAATGAGATGGTAACCAGAGATCCTGTTGTTTGGAACACCATTATTGGTGGTTTTGCACAGAACAGTAATGGTGATGAAGCGCTGAATCTCTTCATTAGAATGAAGAGGTTAGGTTTCTGTGCAGATCAGTCAACTCTGACTAGTGTTCTGCGAGCTTGCACTAGTTTAGCACTATTGGAACTCGGTAGACAAATCCATGTCCACGTAATCAAGTTTGATCGAGATTTGGTCCTCAACAACGCACTTCTAGATATGTATTGCAAGTGTGGCAGTTTAAAAGATGCTAGCTGCACCTTCACTAGGATGATTGAAAAGGATGTGATCTCTTGGAGCACCATGATAATAGGATTTGCCCAGAATGGTTACAGCAAAAAAGCTCTTGATGTATTTGAAGAAATGAAAGCTTCAGGAACCAAGCCAAATTATATCACAATTTTGGGAGTTCTGTTTGCTTGTAGCCATGCTGGACTGGTAGAAGATGGTCAACATTACTTCGAATCAATGAAGATGCGTTATGGCATTGATCCAGGAAGGGAACATTATGGATGCATGATTGATCTTCTGGGAAGAGCTGGGAAACTTAAAGAAGCAATGAAACTTATTCACGAAATGACAAGTGAACCAGATGCTGTCACGTGGAGGACTTTGCTTAGTGCTTGTAAAGTTCATCGTGACATGGATCTAGCTGAGTATGCTGCCAAACAAGTTCTCAAATTGGATTCTCATGATGCGGGAACCTATATACTGCTGTCTAATATATATGCAAACACTCAAAGATGGGAAGATGTTGCAATTTTGAGGAATTCTATGAGGGATGGAGGAATCAAGAAAGAACCGGGATGTAGTTGGATCGAGGTTAATAAGAAGATTCATGCTTTTATATTAGGTGACAGGTCCCACCCACAAGTAAATGCTATTTATCATGAGTTGAATGAGATCATATGGAGATTGAAGGAAGAAGGTTATGTACCTGACACAAATTTTGTCTTACAAGATATTGAAGGGGAACAGATGGAAAATTCGCTTTTGTACCATAGTGAGAAACTTGCTATCGTATTTGGTATAATGAGCTTGCCAAAAGGAAAAACAATAAGAATTAGAAAGAATCTCAGGATATGTGGGGACTGCCATGTTTTTGCAAAACTGGTGACAAAAATGGAAAATCAAACCATAGTTATCAGGGATCCTATTCGCTACCATCATTTTCAGGATGGAGCTTGCTCTTGTGGTGATTATTGGTAG